DNA from Actinomycetota bacterium:
TCGCCAGCCAGCAGAAGTTGGAGTCGTCGCCCTCACCCCGCCGGCAGCCTTCGTCACCCCCCAGCCCGTTGTTCTGCACCACCAGCTTGGCGCCGTACTCCCGGCGCAGGTCGTCCAGCAGCGCCCGCTCAAGGTCCCAACTCAAAGTGACGCCGGCCCGCACCCGCTCGGGGTCGGAGATGATCTGCCAGGCCGAGTGGGTGGCCAGGCTGACCCGGGTGGTGGGGAACACCCGGTCGTGGATCTCGACGCTGCGCCTCAGGCATGCTTCGTCGGTTCCCTCGTTCAGACCTGCCTCGAACAGCCGTGCGTTCGTCGTCCGGCTGCGGCCGGCCCGGATGAACGGTTCGGCAAAAAACGTCGTGCACGCCGAGTCGACCACGTCCAGCAGGCGCGGGTTCGACTCGTAGCGGCGTCCCACCTCCTCCATCAGCTCCTCGTACTGTTCGAGCACCGGACCGGTCCAGAAGTAGGGCACGCAGCCCTCCGAAGCCAGCAGCGCCACGCCGTCGGCGGTGCTCGCCCGCTTGGAGATCGCGATCCCGCCCTCCTCAGAGCAGTCGACCCCGTCTCCGGAAACCGGCGGACCTCCCAGCCTTTTCACGAACACAGGGCTCCCAATTCCCGCCTGGATTCGAAGCCGCACCTTGAGTCGAGGGTTGTCCATGATCTCGGCCAGCCGGTCCCACCCAGGGCCGCTGAACTGTTGGTTCTGGGACTCGAACTCCTTCCAGTCGCCGGTGACGACGACGTGGTCGATGAACTCCATCCCTGCGGGAGGCAGCTTTCCTTTCAGGTACAGGCCCTTGCCGACCTCTTTCAGGCCGTCCTCGGAGGGCAGGGTCTGCTCCGGCGTGGGGGTGGCACGCGACGGCGAGGTGGGGGTTTGCTCCGGCACCTCGACCGGCGGGCCGCACGCGGCCAGCCCCGTCAGGGTCACCAACAGGGCCGCCAGCGTGCGGCCGGCACCGAAATACCTGCTGCAGTTTGACCGGCCCATTCGGGCCAGTTAACCACAGGTTTGAAGCGAGCTAAACGACCCGGATCAGGACATCGCCCTGGTTGGGATCCAGCGTCATCGTGGTGACGAGGGCGCCCTCCAGCGTGACGTAGGTGCCGCCCAGCGGGACGGTGACCGTGGCCGTTGTCGGGTTCACGAGCGAAACTCCGTTCGCAAAGTCGCGCCGGTAGGCACCGTTGGCAAGCTTGGAGTAGCTGCCCAGGGGGTCGCCGACGTTGGTCGACCAGATCGGCCTGGTAATTGTGGGGTCGTCGTCCCGGGCGTACTGGAAGGTGAAGTAGGTGTTCTCGCCTGCGCCCAGCAGGAAGGAGGCAAGGGCGTACCGGTGCCAGGCGTCCTTCTCGGCCTGGGTGCCCTCGGCCCACACCTTGGTGAGGGTCAGCACGCTCTTGCCGCGGGCGGCGGCGTCGGTCAACATCTCGATCTCCTTGATCCAGTTCTTCGCCGTGGGGTACCGGGTGATCGGCTCCTTCGCGTTTCGCAGGAAAGCTTCGGCGTGGCCTCCGTCGATGCCGTCCAGCAGCTGGGACGACGTGGCCGTGGGGTTGAAGTAACGGGGGCCGCTGCCGAGCCCGTTCACGAACACGATCTTCGGGGTCACTGCGGCCTTAACCCGGGCCGCCAGGTGGGAGGTGGCGGCCAGCCACTGGGCCTTGGTCCACGGCTGCCCGGTTGCCGGGTTGATCGGCACGCCGGAGGAGTAGTCCTCGTCGATCGGGGCGGAGCCCATGACGTCCATCAAGACACCGTCGTAACCGCTGAAGGCGATGTACTCCTGGGCCACCGAGATCCGGTTGCCGATCCAGCCCTCCGAGGTGGGGTTCATCAGGTAGTTGCCCCAGCTGCCGGAGACAACCCGGGCGCCGGTGGCGTCCTTCAGGTACCACTCGTCCGGGTAGACGTCGCCCTCGGAGCTCTGGGCGAGGGTCCCGTTCATGTACGAGAGAAGAACCAGGTCGGGGTTTACCGCCTTCATCGCGGGGACGTACTCGCGGTAGGTGCCCTTCAGGGGCGTGATCAGGTCGAATGAGGCGGCGTCCTCGAGCGCTTCCGCGAGAGTGGGGTTGTGGGTCGACGCGGAGTTCTCGTTGGACCACAGCTGTGCCTTGCCCGCAGGCAAGCCGGCCGTTGCCGACATCGGGAGGGCGCAGATCGCCAGGAAGGCGAGCGCCAAAGCGACTGAAATTGTTCGTCGGAGTTTCATGCGGATGTCTCCTCCTTGTGCTTCTTTGGCCGCACCCCGAAACGCCCGGGTTCCCCGGACGCTGATAGATCGGCACGAAGGGGGGCTGCCTTAAGTACCGACCAGTCGCTGACTCCGGCGGCCGCGCACAGATCCCGCAAGTTTCCGGACGGAACTGGAGTTAACTAAAGTGAATCCTATGATGCGGAAATAGACAATTGATAGGAAAATTTCCGGGTTAATCCCAAGGCAAGGACCGGCCGAGAAGCGCTTCGAGCCGCTGGTTGGGTTCGCGGAACACCTCGTTTAGCCGGCGCCGGGTTTCCGGGCTGAGGGGAGGACCGCCCCACCTACCCCGGCGGGTGTAAGCCTCGTAGCTGGGCAGTGCGAACTCCGGCAGGCCGAGGAACTCGAGCACCTCCGCGAAAATTACTGCCGGGTCGGCAAAAAACTCCTCGCTGACCAGCACCTTGAGGGCGGACCTGTCGTACCGGTCGAACCATCGCTTCAGCTGTGGCTCGTACATTCCCCGGGCAACGTAGGAGTAACGGCGGTGAGCCGCACTGGAATAGCCGGGGTCGCTCGCCAGCCGCTCCTCTTCGCCGGCCAGCCGGCCCTCCTCCGCCTCAAGCGCCTCCTCGAAGCTCAGGTCCTCCACCCCGTTGCCGGTGTTGTGCTGGTAGTGCGAGAACGCCCGGTCGACCGGGTTGCGCACCAGGGCTATAAGCCTGGCGCCGGGAAGCAGGCGGGATGCCCGCTCGGGCGCCGCCGGATGGAACAGGTAGTAGGGGCTGGCGTCGAAGCTGTGGCCCCCGGCGCTCTCGAGCGGGAACTGCGAGCGGTACCAGTCCACGCCCTTACCGTAGTTGAGGGTGAAAAACTGGATCTCCTTGACCAGGCCGGGATGCACGTCGGGGTGCTCGGAGAGGTAGCGGTAGAGCGAGGTGGTCCCGCACCGCTGCCCGCCGATGATGAGGAACGAGGGCAGCATCCGGGCCTCGTCTCCCCTCCCCCGGGCCCACGCCCTGCCTCCACGAACCGCCTTGCGGACCACTGCCGGCTGCCTTTTGAGAAGTGCTTCTCTAATCGACTCCTTCACGGCCTGTTCAGTAGCCCAGACGGCTGAGGTGGCCGGCCAGGGAGGCGTCGAGCAGCTCCACCTGCGCCGGGGTGAGGTCCTCGGCGTACGCCCGGGTCCGGCTCCGGTTGAAGGTCTGCTTCTCGACCTGCGCCTCGAAGGCCGGGTCCCACTCCAGGCCCAGGAAGTCGAGCATCGACTTGAGGGTAGTTCGAGGGTCGCCCACGAAGTCCTCGTACCGCACCTGTAGCCACCTCTGTGGAGACACGGCGGCCGAGGCGGTCTCTGCGGCGTCCTCGAGCATCTTCCAGTGCAGTCCCGCCAGCAGCACGAACGAGCGGCCGGACCGTTCCCACTCGTCGGCGTAGGCCGAAGGGAGAGGGCCCCAGCCCCAGGCCGGCGGCCCGGCGAAGCCCTGCCACCACGAGGTCTGCAGGAACGAGTTGGCCACCGCCCGGCCGTCGCGGACTACGTGGATGAAACGGGCCTCGGGAAAGACCTCCTGGATGAACCCGACCCGGGGCCACCCGGTGAACTTGTGCAGGAAGACCGGCTTGCCCTGCTGGGCCGCCCGGCCGGCGAAGAACTCCCGGAACCGCTTCTCCAGCCAGGGCGTGACGTCGGCCGCCGTCAGGTCGCGGAAGGGGGAGACCACCACCGGCGAAACCTCGCGCTCCAGGGCGCGATAACCTTCCGATGGCGCGTACCGGACCCGGCCCTTCTGGGTAAAGGAGGCGGGGATGTGGCGGTACACCGAGTTGTTCCGGCTTCCTCCGATCCCCCGCAGAGGAACCAGGTCCTCTACATTGGAGATGAAGCCCACGCCGGAGTGGCGGGCGAGCACCTCCTGAACCAGACTGGACCCGCACCGGCCGGTGCCGGTGACGAAGGCAAACTGTGGGGTGGATGAGCTGTCTTGACCGGTCATGGATTTCCGTCTCTAGCGGGGGCCGACAGCTGCGGCTGTGGGTCGGCGCTGCCATTGAGGATCTTAACGGCACCGGAGCGGATCTTGTGAACGCCGGCTCGCCTCGATGAGGATCCTCCACGTCAACAAGTTCCTGTACCGCCGGGGCGGCGCAGAGAGCTACATGCTCGACCTGGCCCAGCTGCAGCTGCAGGCCGGCCACACCGTCGAGTACTTCGCCATGTCCCACCCGGACAACCTTCCCAGCCGGTACGAACGCCACTTTCCCGGCAACGTCGAGCTGGAGCCGATGCCTGAATCTCTCCTGGGCAAGGTCGAAGGCGCCGGGAGGCTGCTGTTCTCCCCCGCATCGCTCCTCGGGATGGCCCGGGTGGTCAGGGAGTTCAAGCCCGATGTCGTTCACCTCCACAACATCTATCACCAACTATCGCCGTCGATCCTGCGCCCGCTGGCCTCACGGTCGATTCCGGCGGTGATGACCCTCCACGACTACAAGCTGGCGTGCCCCACCTACCGGTTCCTGGACAAGGGCCAGATATGCGAGGCGTGTCTGGGGGGCAAGTACCGCCAGGCAGTCATCCGCCGTTGCAACCGGGGGTCGCTCGCGGCGAGCACACTGAATGCGGTCGAGATGAGGCTCCACATGTCGTTCGGCGCCTACGAACCGGTCCGGCTATTTCTCTGCCCGAGCGAGTTTCTGGCGGGGAAGATGCGGGAGGCCGGCGTCTTCCCCGAGCGCATGCGCCACGTTCCCCACTTCGTGACAACCGCAGGGGTCGAGGTCAAGTCCCAGCCCGGCGGAGGTGCGGTCTTCGCCGGAAGGCTGTCGCACGAGAAGGGCGTGGACACCCTGATCGAGGCCGCGGCCATGGCCGGGGTCCACCTCGACATAGCGGGCGAAGGCCCCCAGATGCAGACCTTGAGAGAGATGGCAGAGCGGCTGGCCGGCGGCCTGGTCACCTTTCACGGCCGAATCCCCCTCGCCGAGGTCCGCGATCTGCTTAGGGCCGGGTCGGTCGCCGCCCTGCCCGCCCGGTGGTACGAGAACCAGCCGTTGTCGGTTCTCGATGCGTTCGCCTGCGGCGTCCCGGTCGTGGGAAGCAACCTGGGCGGGATCCCGGAGCTGATCGAGGACCGGGTGGACGGCTACCTCGTCCCTCCGGACGACCCGGCCCAGCTCGCCGACCGCCTGCGCGCCGTCGCCGACTTCTCCGGGTCCTCCTACGAGATGGGGCTCGCAGGCAGGAGAAAGGTCGAGGAACAGTTTTCGGTCGAAATGCACCTCGCAAGCGTCGAAGGGGCCTACGCCGCGGCGGCGTCTGCGGTCGACGTCCCGGCTGCGGGCTGAGGTTTCAGGCCCTCCTCAACCTTCCCTTCATCGCCGAGAACACCAACCGGTCCTCCTCGGTTATGCCGAGCACGATGACCACCGCGAGGTAGACGAGCCCGAGGGCGGCCGCCCCGACCAGGAGCGCCGGAAGGCCGCTGAGCGTGCTGCCGATGAACCAGGCCGGCACTGCGCCGGCCGCTGCCGCCGCCATCCCCTTGACCATCGCCACCCCGAACGGCCACATCCGCATCGTCACCCAGACCTCGATCACCCGAGCTAGGTTGACCAGGGTGAGCGAGATCGTCCAGGAGGCGGCGGCGCCGATCAGGCCGAACCGGGGCACGAGCAGGACGTTCAGCAGCACATTCACCACCAGCACGGCCAGGTTGTTCAGGGTGTTAAGCAGCGGACGCCCGGACATGTTGAGCATCAGGGCGCAGGGGCCGGTGGCCGCGTCGACCAGTTTCCCCAGCGCGAGAACCGCGGTCACCGCCGCTGCAGTGCGGAAGCCCCGCCCGAAGATGTCGAGAAGCTCCTCGGGGAAGATCACGAGGACGGTGAACGCCGGCAGGGCGAGCCTGACCGTCCAGTTTGCCGCCGCCCGGTAGGCCCGCTCGAGCGCGTGGTGCTCCTCCCGGTGGTACAGGTCGGCGATCCGGGGCCCAAGCGAGGAGTTGATCGCCGTCTGCACGAGGGAGGCCAGCACCACCAGGCGGGTGGCGACCGAGTAGACGCCGACCTCGGCGCTGGGCAGGTAGATGCCCAGGATCACCGTGTCGGTCCAGATCATCCCGGAGTTGGCCAGCGACCCCAGCCAGCTGACCGAGGAAAAAGCGAAGAGCTTGCGCGGCTCGTAGACCGGTGCGGCCGGCTCCTTCAAGAGGCGCCTGATCGCCCCGGCGGAGAGAATCGCTGCGATGCAGTTGCTGGTCACGAGCGCCACCATTGCCCCCATCACGCCGCGCCCGAGTGCGAGAAACAGGACGGTGAGCGCCACCCGGAGGACCGGCTCGAGAATCAGCCCGATGGAGGCCGACGCTTTCATCGTCTTGAACCCCTGGGTAGCGCCGAGAGCAACCCCGGCGAAGGTTGCCGCCGGCAGTGCCAGGGCGACCGCCCTCAGGGGCTCGGCCAGGCCGCGCTCGGAAAACACCGACACCGCCATCCAGTCGCTGGCCAGGTAGAGGCCGAGCCCGAGGACAGATGCGAGCCCGATGGCAGCCCCGATCCCCAGCAGGACCGTTCCGTAGACCGCGCCGGAATCCTTGCCGGCCCGGTTGACTGCGACAAAGCGCATCGTCCCGGTGTGAAGTCCGCCCATCGCGATCATCTGAAGCAGCGACAGCACCGCGAAGGCCTGGGCGTAGATGCCGAGGTTGGTGCGGCCGAGCGCGCGGGCCAGAATGAGCGAGATGACGAAGGTGGCCGACTGCGAGACCAGCAGCCCGACGAAGTTGAGCCCGCTCCCGCGAGCCATTCCGAGAACCTCGCGATCGGCTCTGGTCGAATCGCCGCCGGTTCCGGTTCCGCGCTTAATCAATGAGCGGCGATGCGGCCTTTAGGAGATTAGTCAAGGAGCGTCAGGGACGACGACTTTCTCCCTCGGGACAGAACCCGGGTGATCGCACGCCACGCGCGGGCGGCCACCACCACCGGCGTCACCATAACGATGGCCAGGTCCAGGCCGAGGGACCAGTTCTGTATGTAGTAGAGGTCAAGCCGGCGATAGGCGCGGAACGACGGCATGTCGCGGGCCTCGACCTGCCACAGCCCGGACAGGCCCGGGGGGACGCGTTCCCGGAGGCGGAGGGTGCCGTCGAAGTTCAGGCACTCGTCGGGCAGGGATGGGCGAGGGCCGACCAGGCTCATACTGCCCCGGATCACGTTGATCAGCTGCGGAATCTCGTCGATGCTGGCGGCTCGGAGGAAACGCCCGAGCGGGGTGATGCGCGGGTCGGCGTCGGCCTTGAACAGCGGGCCGTCCCGCATATTCATCGGAAGCACCTCGGGAAGGCGGGACTCCGCGTTTACGACCATCGTCCGGAGCTTGAGCATCGTGAACAGGCGCCCGAAGCGCCCGACCCGCTGCTGGCGGATGAAGACCGGGGATCCGTCGAAGATCCGGATGGCCAGGGCGGCAGC
Protein-coding regions in this window:
- a CDS encoding putative glycoside hydrolase, which produces MKLRRTISVALALAFLAICALPMSATAGLPAGKAQLWSNENSASTHNPTLAEALEDAASFDLITPLKGTYREYVPAMKAVNPDLVLLSYMNGTLAQSSEGDVYPDEWYLKDATGARVVSGSWGNYLMNPTSEGWIGNRISVAQEYIAFSGYDGVLMDVMGSAPIDEDYSSGVPINPATGQPWTKAQWLAATSHLAARVKAAVTPKIVFVNGLGSGPRYFNPTATSSQLLDGIDGGHAEAFLRNAKEPITRYPTAKNWIKEIEMLTDAAARGKSVLTLTKVWAEGTQAEKDAWHRYALASFLLGAGENTYFTFQYARDDDPTITRPIWSTNVGDPLGSYSKLANGAYRRDFANGVSLVNPTTATVTVPLGGTYVTLEGALVTTMTLDPNQGDVLIRVV
- a CDS encoding sulfotransferase, translating into MKESIREALLKRQPAVVRKAVRGGRAWARGRGDEARMLPSFLIIGGQRCGTTSLYRYLSEHPDVHPGLVKEIQFFTLNYGKGVDWYRSQFPLESAGGHSFDASPYYLFHPAAPERASRLLPGARLIALVRNPVDRAFSHYQHNTGNGVEDLSFEEALEAEEGRLAGEEERLASDPGYSSAAHRRYSYVARGMYEPQLKRWFDRYDRSALKVLVSEEFFADPAVIFAEVLEFLGLPEFALPSYEAYTRRGRWGGPPLSPETRRRLNEVFREPNQRLEALLGRSLPWD
- a CDS encoding sulfotransferase, which encodes MTGQDSSSTPQFAFVTGTGRCGSSLVQEVLARHSGVGFISNVEDLVPLRGIGGSRNNSVYRHIPASFTQKGRVRYAPSEGYRALEREVSPVVVSPFRDLTAADVTPWLEKRFREFFAGRAAQQGKPVFLHKFTGWPRVGFIQEVFPEARFIHVVRDGRAVANSFLQTSWWQGFAGPPAWGWGPLPSAYADEWERSGRSFVLLAGLHWKMLEDAAETASAAVSPQRWLQVRYEDFVGDPRTTLKSMLDFLGLEWDPAFEAQVEKQTFNRSRTRAYAEDLTPAQVELLDASLAGHLSRLGY
- a CDS encoding glycosyltransferase family 4 protein; the protein is MRILHVNKFLYRRGGAESYMLDLAQLQLQAGHTVEYFAMSHPDNLPSRYERHFPGNVELEPMPESLLGKVEGAGRLLFSPASLLGMARVVREFKPDVVHLHNIYHQLSPSILRPLASRSIPAVMTLHDYKLACPTYRFLDKGQICEACLGGKYRQAVIRRCNRGSLAASTLNAVEMRLHMSFGAYEPVRLFLCPSEFLAGKMREAGVFPERMRHVPHFVTTAGVEVKSQPGGGAVFAGRLSHEKGVDTLIEAAAMAGVHLDIAGEGPQMQTLREMAERLAGGLVTFHGRIPLAEVRDLLRAGSVAALPARWYENQPLSVLDAFACGVPVVGSNLGGIPELIEDRVDGYLVPPDDPAQLADRLRAVADFSGSSYEMGLAGRRKVEEQFSVEMHLASVEGAYAAAASAVDVPAAG
- a CDS encoding flippase, whose protein sequence is MARGSGLNFVGLLVSQSATFVISLILARALGRTNLGIYAQAFAVLSLLQMIAMGGLHTGTMRFVAVNRAGKDSGAVYGTVLLGIGAAIGLASVLGLGLYLASDWMAVSVFSERGLAEPLRAVALALPAATFAGVALGATQGFKTMKASASIGLILEPVLRVALTVLFLALGRGVMGAMVALVTSNCIAAILSAGAIRRLLKEPAAPVYEPRKLFAFSSVSWLGSLANSGMIWTDTVILGIYLPSAEVGVYSVATRLVVLASLVQTAINSSLGPRIADLYHREEHHALERAYRAAANWTVRLALPAFTVLVIFPEELLDIFGRGFRTAAAVTAVLALGKLVDAATGPCALMLNMSGRPLLNTLNNLAVLVVNVLLNVLLVPRFGLIGAAASWTISLTLVNLARVIEVWVTMRMWPFGVAMVKGMAAAAAGAVPAWFIGSTLSGLPALLVGAAALGLVYLAVVIVLGITEEDRLVFSAMKGRLRRA